TAATGCCGGGGACTCTAAAGAGACTGCCGGTGTCAAACCGGAGGAAGGTGGGGATGACGTCAAGTCCTCATGGCCTTTATGTCTAGGGCTGCACACGTCCTACAATGGTACGGACAGACGGAAGCAATACCGCGAGGTGGAGCAAATCCTAGAAACCGTGCCTCAGTTCGGATTGCAGGCTGCAACTCGCCTGCATGAAGCCGGAATCGCTAGTAATCGCAGGTCAGCATACTGCGGTGAATGTGTTCCTGAGCCTTGTACACACCGCCCGTCAAGCCACGAAAGTTGGGAGGGCCCGAAGTCGCCAAGCTAACCGTAAGGAGGCAGGCGCCGAAGGTCAGCTCGACAATTGGGACTAAGTCGTAACAAGGTAGCCGTAGGGGAACCTGCGGCTGGATCACCTCCTTTCTAAGGAATTTAGAAATGGATCGAGCTCAGCTTGCTGAACTCATCCACTTTGTGAAAATGACCTCCAGCTAACTCAACAGAATTCAGATCCTCGGATCTGTGTCATCACCAAATATCAAACGAAGACCCACTCAGGACTGTCGCCAGCCTGAGTGGGTTTTTTCGTGCGCGCACCGAATCGAGTTCGAGCGTGAAGATGCTTCGTTGCCCATTCCGCCAATCTTGGCCGGGGTTGTGAAAACTGCGCAACTTCAAGACGTCAGGGCTAGCGCGGCGGTTGTTCGGAGCTCGATTCGAGTTTTTGTCGATTGCTACCAAAATGGTCTTCGCAATCGGGGCACACGGTGTAGCGAATCTCGGGTACCGTCTGTTCTCGATACAGTCTTAGCTTGATCGCGATGTTTTCGATTTCGAGCCAGCCGGAGGGCTCAATCAGCGATCGTTTGCAGAAGCTGCACATGGTTAGAAATGCCGCCGAGCGTTGTTGGATGGGATCCAGTAGTGCTAGTCGTCGGCTTGGCACGGCTCTCAGTAAAACGCTCTCGTAGTCCAGGTGTTGCTTGTCATGCCTGGTGATCGTTAGTTGCATGTATCGCCGCAGCGTAGGGGAGTCACAGCGAAATGGCACGGTAATCGGATTGCCAGTGACTCGTACAAAACGGTGAATTTCCTTGTACAGTTTTTGAGTCGCATGGTCTGCAATAAAGCTCCACAGCGACTTGCCGACGACAGATGCTTCATCCAGGTCGAGGGAGTTGTTTTCTTTTGCAAAGGCCAGCCACCATTCGTCGACGGCAACAATCGTGTCTTCGGCATCGACACGATAACGGTAGACGTGAGAAGTTTGACTGACCATCCTGCTGATTCCCGAAAAGCGCGGATCGGCAAATTTCTATGCTCTGGTCTAGTTAATCGTAACACTGTTTTCGCTGGAGTTGCCAGGAAAACATTGCCTTAGCCCCGCATATTGGGAGTTTGCATACCACCGCATGCGCATTTTAGGCGAAAAGTGGTCGCTCAGGCTGCCCTTAATTCGCCCGGCTGCCCATCTTTACAGCGATGTGGTGGGCCGGCTTTGCGATGTTTGTGTAGAGAGGGCGAGCGTCAGCGTGATGAGGGACCGTGTCGTAAGGGTTCGTAGGTACGAATCGTCGGTGGTGATTGTGAGTTGAAAATCCAGTGGGCGATCACTGCGACGGCCGTTTCGATCGACTATGATATCGCTCAATATTCCCTCCCCCGTTTCCTCAACAATCGAGAAAATCACTATGCAAATTTGCCGTCGTTCCCTTGTGAAGTCGCTGTTGCTAACCGTCTTTCTGGCTTCCCCACTGTGCGCTCAAGAGACGCTCGTCGAGCATGATGCGATCAAACCGGTCCCGCGAGACAGTCGCTGGATGAAGCGTCACGAATCGATGAACGAACGAGTCAAGCAAGGCAATGTCGACCTTGTGTTCATTGGGGATTCAATCACCCAAGGTTGGGAGGGCAACGGCAAGAATGTGTGGGAGAAATACTACGGCGATCGCAACGCAGTGAATCTGGGGATTGGCGGCGACCGCACGCAACACGTGATCTGGCGGCTCGATAACGGCAACCTGGAAGGCATCTCGCCCAAGGTCGCCGTGATCATGATTGGCACAAACAATTCAGGCAGCAATACACCCGAGCAAATCGCCGAGGGAGTAACTGCGATCGTTCGTCAACTGCAGCAAAAAACGCCTGATACCGAGATCTTGCTATTGGGAACATTCCCACGGGGTGCGGATCCGTCGGATAAGCGACGCCAAGTGAACGAGAAGAGTAATGAGATCGTGGCAAAGCTTGCGGCCGACGATAACGTCCACTACTTGGATATTGGCGACAATTTTCTAAGTGACGATGGAAAACTTTCCAAAGAGATCATGCCTGACCTGCTGCATCTGAGCGAACAGGGATACACGATCTGGGCCGAGTCCATCGAGCCAACCCTGAAAAAGTTGATGGCCAAGTAGGTCCGCCGCGGTCGTTATCACTCGCGTGCGAGTAGAACCAGCACGCAGCTGCCGTCATCAATGACATTGATTCCGGCGTCGCGAGCCGCTTGGCTTGCTTGGGCGTCTTCGGCGCCGGGTTGCATCCAAAGATGCTTGACACCTGCTGCCACTGCATCGGCAACCACTTGCCGGGTCACTTCCGGGGGCGTGATGATTGACAATGCTTCCGGTACGACCGGGAGATCGGCGATTCGTGGGTACGCTTTGTGTCCTTCGATCTCTTCGCTGATCGGATTCAGCGGATAAGCCTGGCGGCCTGAATCGAGCAGTGCACGAAACACCTTGTTGCCATACTTGTGTCGCCGCGTCGAGGCTCCGGCGACGGCATAGGTTTGGGACGAGAGGAATGATTCGATCGGTTGTGGCATCGGTTTTTCCTGTGGAAAGTGCAATGGAGAGCCGGGTGTTCAGCCCCCATTTGAAATAACTGCCAGCGAATCAGCTGCCATTTGCGTAGGCTTTTGCCATCACAACGTTGGTCTCGCGGCCTTCGTTTCCGTCGACGCGAGGGCTGCGATGGTTGCGGATCGCGTCGGCGAAGTCGGCAATTAGCGGTTCGCAAAAATTTGCCGCTGGCGGGAGCGTT
The sequence above is drawn from the Novipirellula caenicola genome and encodes:
- a CDS encoding platelet-activating factor acetylhydrolase IB subunit, giving the protein MQICRRSLVKSLLLTVFLASPLCAQETLVEHDAIKPVPRDSRWMKRHESMNERVKQGNVDLVFIGDSITQGWEGNGKNVWEKYYGDRNAVNLGIGGDRTQHVIWRLDNGNLEGISPKVAVIMIGTNNSGSNTPEQIAEGVTAIVRQLQQKTPDTEILLLGTFPRGADPSDKRRQVNEKSNEIVAKLAADDNVHYLDIGDNFLSDDGKLSKEIMPDLLHLSEQGYTIWAESIEPTLKKLMAK
- a CDS encoding CoA-binding protein; the encoded protein is MPQPIESFLSSQTYAVAGASTRRHKYGNKVFRALLDSGRQAYPLNPISEEIEGHKAYPRIADLPVVPEALSIITPPEVTRQVVADAVAAGVKHLWMQPGAEDAQASQAARDAGINVIDDGSCVLVLLARE